One region of Cucurbita pepo subsp. pepo cultivar mu-cu-16 chromosome LG03, ASM280686v2, whole genome shotgun sequence genomic DNA includes:
- the LOC111791575 gene encoding sporulation-specific protein 15-like isoform X1 produces the protein MFRLHKNRQANSKEKYDFKLSNFKAIQVPKGWDKLFVSVTSEQTGKTIVRTSKGSVRNGSCQWSESISESISVSQDEPSKEFEDFNYKLVVAMGSSRSSILGEAMINLTDYTDPKTSSAVLLPLNKCNHGTILQVKIQCVTPISKVRSRRIKQTNSLKEDLKKEGHDSDSCSDITDSQVSGSIGSSSGADLYSSFHSGDASSTEASYSASDSHIGNDSSEAYDSVESNATKNNYNDVRRQNSVCSQNSGSAETTTTEELRAEARMWESNARKLMADLDQLKKEFSDQSENQKSLHAALSAATAECDGLRKELEELKPMTEKSTQRQTSIADLSYQDGETKILDELKDELKFQKESNADFALQLKRSQESNIELVSVLKELEEINENQKLEIEELLKQQRNYDDYENINQENKKLMLQLEHVKESEQNLQLKIEVLERNLEETKLDLQKCEVSNQRFPQGTDGEYDSTLHSEENLVEDIERLKEKVQELEKDCNELTEENMNLLYKLKQANNDSKRGELALNSTAGELLIENNDGPFSKNVDSREIELEVKVEELSRELTEKKMEIEELEHSILSKDDEIKILEDLHNKLQAEYSGLQKEKNQMEEQMEVIHGESDISARSLNDLRNEVNTLSNSVDLHISANKILESKYSELQCEKQELELHISQIEQKSTQLSESISVLESQLKYTTDEKESIRLELENFKSDAVALQDEVDRQRLDIETESVDLKQMLNDLQNKYAEAQDKCEYLQREKTNLEAAAEHLSEERNFLRESNGELKKKNFELHEDYFRLESKLKESLERSAHYFIRVDDLEDNLFLGLEDLTSKERFLSSELDSIVEENIKYKEKCSLIESLYNETYLEKTTEVQELQAAVVHLTMELSATRNDLNVMESNEQLLALISELSVSKKNEEKLMADHEELLKQLENHKSLEVKLKNSVDDLELKLSFSEKERRQHEEELTYLKRLKRSQFLEAELKRLKEEKQIQRESSIDDSGCDIDVEGPNVAEAESIERIQLLEKELAEVLEANKKYEDQLSRVIQDDQNNNENSPIPTVGGDVMTKEGYESINSALEEELRDLRERYFHMSLKYAEVEQEREELVLKLRAPKSTGRSWFS, from the exons ATGTTCAGGTTGCACAAGAATCGCCAAGCGAATTCGAAGGAGAAATATGATTTCAAGCTCTCCAACTTCAAGGCAATCCAg GTACCTAAAGGTTGGGACAAGCTATTTGTATCTGTAACCTCAGAGCAAACTGGGAAGACAATTGTCAGGACAAGCAAAGGATCAGTCCGTAATGGAAGTTGCCAGTGGAGCGAGTCTATATCAGAATCCATTTCGGTTTCACAAGATGAACCTTCTAAGGAGTTTGAAGATTTTAATTACAAGCTGGTTGTGGCCATG GGATCATCAAGATCTAGTATTCTTGGAGAGGCTATGATCAACCTGACAGATTACACAGATCCTAAAACTTCTTCTGCAGTCTTACTTCCACTGAATAAGTGCAATCATGGGACTATTTTACAA GTGAAAATCCAGTGCGTAACGCCAATATCAAAAGTAAG GAGTAGAAGAATTAAACAGACAAATTCTCTAAAAGAAGACTTGAAGAAAGAAGGTCACGACTCGGATAGCTGCTCAGATATTACAGATAGCCAAGTGTCTGGAAGTATTGGATCTTCCTCTGGTGCAGATTTATACTCTAGCTTTCACTCGGGAGATGCTAGCAGCACG GAAGCAAGTTACTCTGCATCGGATTCACACATCGGCAATGATTCTTCTGAGGCTTATGATTCAGTAGAGAGTAACGCTacaaaaaacaattacaaTGATGTTCGAAGACAAAACTCGGTGTGCTCACAGAACAGTGGTTCAG CAGAAACAACGACTACTGAGGAACTTCGCGCTGAAGCTAGGATGTGGGAGAGCAATGCCCGCAAACTGATGGCTGATCTTGATCAGTTGAAGAAAGAGTTTTCAGATCAATCTGAAAACCAGAAAAGTTTACATGCTGCACTTTCAGCAGCAACTGCGGAATGTGATGGTTTGAGAAAAGAACTTGAGGAACTGAAACCAATGACTGAGAAGTCGACTCAAAGACAAACAAGCATCGCGGATTTATCATATCAAGATGGTGAAACAAAAATCTTAGATGAATTGAAAGATGAACTGAAGTTCCAAAAAGAATCCAATGCTGATTTCGCTCTGCAGCTAAAGAGAAGTCAAGAATCAAATATTGAGCTTGTGTCCGTTCTTAAGGAGCTAGAAGAGATTAATGAAAACCAGAAATTGGAGATAGAGGAACTTTTGAAACAGCAAAGAAATTATGATGATTACGAAAATATTaatcaagaaaacaaaaaattgatgCTTCAATTGGAGCATGTGAAGGAATCAGAACAAAATCTTCAATTAAAGATTGAGGTTCTGGAGAGAAACTTGGAGGAAACCAAACTTGATTTGCAGAAATGCGAGGTCTCCAACCAAAGATTTCCTCAGGGTACAGACGGGGAATACGATAGTACGCTTCATTCTGAGGAAAATTTAGTGGAAGACATTGaaagattgaaagaaaaagtgcAGGAGTTAGAAAAAGATTGTAATGAATTGACAGAGGAAAATATGAACCTCCTGTACAAGCTTAAGCAAGCAAATAACGACTCTAAGCGGGGAGAGTTGGCTTTGAACTCCACAGCTGGTGAGCTTTTGATTGAGAATAACGATGGTCCTTTCAGTAAAAATGTAGATAGTAGAGAAATTGAGCTGGAAGTCAAAGTTGAAGAGCTCAGTAGGGAATTGACTGAGAAAAAGATGGAGATTGAAGAACTTGAGCACAGCATTTTGTCCAAAGACGACGAGATTAAGATCCTTGAAGATTTGCATAACAAATTGCAAGCTGAGTATTCTGGTcttcagaaagaaaaaaatcagatGGAGGAACAAATGGAAGTCATACATGGAGAAAGTGATATCAGTGCTAGAAGCTTAAATGATTTGAGAAATGAAGTAAACACGCTTAGCAACAGTGTGGATTTGCATATTTCTGCCAACAAGATTCTTGAAAGTAAATATTCAGAGCTTCAATGtgaaaaacaagaacttgaaCTCCATATATCTCAGATCGAACAAAAAAGCACACAGTTGTCAGAAAGCATATCTGTTTTGGAATCACAACTAAAATATACGACGGACGAGAAGGAGTCAATTCGCCTTGAGTTAGAGAACTTTAAGTCTGATGCAGTGGCTCTCCAGGATGAGGTTGATAGACAGAGACTCGATATAGAGACAGAAAGTGTTGATTTGAAACAAATGTTGAATGACTTGCAAAACAAATATGCAGAGGCTCAAGATAAATGTGAGTACCTGCAAAGAGAAAAAACGAACTTGGAAGCTGCAGCTGAGCATCTCTCTGAAGAACGAAATTTTCTTAGAGAATCAAATGGAGAgctgaagaaaaagaatttcgAGTTGCATGAGGATTATTTCCGCTTGGAATCGAAATTGAAGGAATCGCTTGAAAGGTCCGCCCATTATTTCATAAGAGTTGATGATTTGGAGGATAATCTCTTTCTTGGGTTGGAGGATTTAACCTCAAAAGAAAGATTCCTATCTTCGGAGTTAGATTCAATCGTTGAAGAGAACATAAAATACAAAGAGAAATGTTCATTGATTGAAAGCTTGTATAATGAGACATATCTGGAGAAGACAACTGAAGTTCAAGAACTTCAAGCAGCGGTTGTGCACCTGACCATGGAACTTTCAGCTACAAGGAATGATCTCAACGTCATGGAATCTAATGAACAGTTACTGGCTCTGATCAGTGAGCTTTCCGTGtcaaaaaaaaacgaagagaaACTGATGGCTGACCATGAAGAGTTACTGAAGCAGTTGGAAAATCACAAATCACTTGAAGTCAAACTTAAGAACTCTGTCGATGATCTTGAATTAaagctttctttttctgaaaaagAACGAAGGCAGCATGAGGAAGAATTAACTTACTTAAAGCGTCTAAAACGATCTCAATTCCTTGAAGCAGAACTGAAACGTTTGAAGGAGGAAAAACAGATCCAGCGGGAGTCTAGCATT GATGATAGTGGATGCGATATTGATGTTGAAGGTCCTAATGTTGCTGAAGCTGAATCAATTGAAAGAATTCAGTTGCTCGAAAAAGAACTTGCTGAGGTTTTGGAAGCAAACAAGAAATATGAAGATCAGCTGAGCAG GGTCATTCAAGACGATCAAAACAACAATGAAAATTCTCCTATACCAACAGTTGGAGGCGATGTAATGACGAAGGAAGGATATGAAAGCATTAACTCGGCTCTAGAGGAGGAGCTAAGAGACCTTCGTGAGCGGTACTTCCACATGAGCCTTAAGTATGCTGAAGTCGAGCAAGAGCGTGAGGAACTTGTTCTGAAGCTGAGAGCACCCAAGAGCACCGGAAGGAGTTGGTTCTCATGA
- the LOC111791575 gene encoding sporulation-specific protein 15-like isoform X2: MFRLHKNRQANSKEKYDFKLSNFKAIQVPKGWDKLFVSVTSEQTGKTIVRTSKGSVRNGSCQWSESISESISVSQDEPSKEFEDFNYKLVVAMGSSRSSILGEAMINLTDYTDPKTSSAVLLPLNKCNHGTILQVKIQCVTPISKVRSRRIKQTNSLKEDLKKEGHDSDSCSDITDSQVSGSIGSSSGADLYSSFHSGDASSTEASYSASDSHIGNDSSEAYDSVESNATKNNYNDVRRQNSVCSQNSGSETTTTEELRAEARMWESNARKLMADLDQLKKEFSDQSENQKSLHAALSAATAECDGLRKELEELKPMTEKSTQRQTSIADLSYQDGETKILDELKDELKFQKESNADFALQLKRSQESNIELVSVLKELEEINENQKLEIEELLKQQRNYDDYENINQENKKLMLQLEHVKESEQNLQLKIEVLERNLEETKLDLQKCEVSNQRFPQGTDGEYDSTLHSEENLVEDIERLKEKVQELEKDCNELTEENMNLLYKLKQANNDSKRGELALNSTAGELLIENNDGPFSKNVDSREIELEVKVEELSRELTEKKMEIEELEHSILSKDDEIKILEDLHNKLQAEYSGLQKEKNQMEEQMEVIHGESDISARSLNDLRNEVNTLSNSVDLHISANKILESKYSELQCEKQELELHISQIEQKSTQLSESISVLESQLKYTTDEKESIRLELENFKSDAVALQDEVDRQRLDIETESVDLKQMLNDLQNKYAEAQDKCEYLQREKTNLEAAAEHLSEERNFLRESNGELKKKNFELHEDYFRLESKLKESLERSAHYFIRVDDLEDNLFLGLEDLTSKERFLSSELDSIVEENIKYKEKCSLIESLYNETYLEKTTEVQELQAAVVHLTMELSATRNDLNVMESNEQLLALISELSVSKKNEEKLMADHEELLKQLENHKSLEVKLKNSVDDLELKLSFSEKERRQHEEELTYLKRLKRSQFLEAELKRLKEEKQIQRESSIDDSGCDIDVEGPNVAEAESIERIQLLEKELAEVLEANKKYEDQLSRVIQDDQNNNENSPIPTVGGDVMTKEGYESINSALEEELRDLRERYFHMSLKYAEVEQEREELVLKLRAPKSTGRSWFS; encoded by the exons ATGTTCAGGTTGCACAAGAATCGCCAAGCGAATTCGAAGGAGAAATATGATTTCAAGCTCTCCAACTTCAAGGCAATCCAg GTACCTAAAGGTTGGGACAAGCTATTTGTATCTGTAACCTCAGAGCAAACTGGGAAGACAATTGTCAGGACAAGCAAAGGATCAGTCCGTAATGGAAGTTGCCAGTGGAGCGAGTCTATATCAGAATCCATTTCGGTTTCACAAGATGAACCTTCTAAGGAGTTTGAAGATTTTAATTACAAGCTGGTTGTGGCCATG GGATCATCAAGATCTAGTATTCTTGGAGAGGCTATGATCAACCTGACAGATTACACAGATCCTAAAACTTCTTCTGCAGTCTTACTTCCACTGAATAAGTGCAATCATGGGACTATTTTACAA GTGAAAATCCAGTGCGTAACGCCAATATCAAAAGTAAG GAGTAGAAGAATTAAACAGACAAATTCTCTAAAAGAAGACTTGAAGAAAGAAGGTCACGACTCGGATAGCTGCTCAGATATTACAGATAGCCAAGTGTCTGGAAGTATTGGATCTTCCTCTGGTGCAGATTTATACTCTAGCTTTCACTCGGGAGATGCTAGCAGCACG GAAGCAAGTTACTCTGCATCGGATTCACACATCGGCAATGATTCTTCTGAGGCTTATGATTCAGTAGAGAGTAACGCTacaaaaaacaattacaaTGATGTTCGAAGACAAAACTCGGTGTGCTCACAGAACAGTGGTTCAG AAACAACGACTACTGAGGAACTTCGCGCTGAAGCTAGGATGTGGGAGAGCAATGCCCGCAAACTGATGGCTGATCTTGATCAGTTGAAGAAAGAGTTTTCAGATCAATCTGAAAACCAGAAAAGTTTACATGCTGCACTTTCAGCAGCAACTGCGGAATGTGATGGTTTGAGAAAAGAACTTGAGGAACTGAAACCAATGACTGAGAAGTCGACTCAAAGACAAACAAGCATCGCGGATTTATCATATCAAGATGGTGAAACAAAAATCTTAGATGAATTGAAAGATGAACTGAAGTTCCAAAAAGAATCCAATGCTGATTTCGCTCTGCAGCTAAAGAGAAGTCAAGAATCAAATATTGAGCTTGTGTCCGTTCTTAAGGAGCTAGAAGAGATTAATGAAAACCAGAAATTGGAGATAGAGGAACTTTTGAAACAGCAAAGAAATTATGATGATTACGAAAATATTaatcaagaaaacaaaaaattgatgCTTCAATTGGAGCATGTGAAGGAATCAGAACAAAATCTTCAATTAAAGATTGAGGTTCTGGAGAGAAACTTGGAGGAAACCAAACTTGATTTGCAGAAATGCGAGGTCTCCAACCAAAGATTTCCTCAGGGTACAGACGGGGAATACGATAGTACGCTTCATTCTGAGGAAAATTTAGTGGAAGACATTGaaagattgaaagaaaaagtgcAGGAGTTAGAAAAAGATTGTAATGAATTGACAGAGGAAAATATGAACCTCCTGTACAAGCTTAAGCAAGCAAATAACGACTCTAAGCGGGGAGAGTTGGCTTTGAACTCCACAGCTGGTGAGCTTTTGATTGAGAATAACGATGGTCCTTTCAGTAAAAATGTAGATAGTAGAGAAATTGAGCTGGAAGTCAAAGTTGAAGAGCTCAGTAGGGAATTGACTGAGAAAAAGATGGAGATTGAAGAACTTGAGCACAGCATTTTGTCCAAAGACGACGAGATTAAGATCCTTGAAGATTTGCATAACAAATTGCAAGCTGAGTATTCTGGTcttcagaaagaaaaaaatcagatGGAGGAACAAATGGAAGTCATACATGGAGAAAGTGATATCAGTGCTAGAAGCTTAAATGATTTGAGAAATGAAGTAAACACGCTTAGCAACAGTGTGGATTTGCATATTTCTGCCAACAAGATTCTTGAAAGTAAATATTCAGAGCTTCAATGtgaaaaacaagaacttgaaCTCCATATATCTCAGATCGAACAAAAAAGCACACAGTTGTCAGAAAGCATATCTGTTTTGGAATCACAACTAAAATATACGACGGACGAGAAGGAGTCAATTCGCCTTGAGTTAGAGAACTTTAAGTCTGATGCAGTGGCTCTCCAGGATGAGGTTGATAGACAGAGACTCGATATAGAGACAGAAAGTGTTGATTTGAAACAAATGTTGAATGACTTGCAAAACAAATATGCAGAGGCTCAAGATAAATGTGAGTACCTGCAAAGAGAAAAAACGAACTTGGAAGCTGCAGCTGAGCATCTCTCTGAAGAACGAAATTTTCTTAGAGAATCAAATGGAGAgctgaagaaaaagaatttcgAGTTGCATGAGGATTATTTCCGCTTGGAATCGAAATTGAAGGAATCGCTTGAAAGGTCCGCCCATTATTTCATAAGAGTTGATGATTTGGAGGATAATCTCTTTCTTGGGTTGGAGGATTTAACCTCAAAAGAAAGATTCCTATCTTCGGAGTTAGATTCAATCGTTGAAGAGAACATAAAATACAAAGAGAAATGTTCATTGATTGAAAGCTTGTATAATGAGACATATCTGGAGAAGACAACTGAAGTTCAAGAACTTCAAGCAGCGGTTGTGCACCTGACCATGGAACTTTCAGCTACAAGGAATGATCTCAACGTCATGGAATCTAATGAACAGTTACTGGCTCTGATCAGTGAGCTTTCCGTGtcaaaaaaaaacgaagagaaACTGATGGCTGACCATGAAGAGTTACTGAAGCAGTTGGAAAATCACAAATCACTTGAAGTCAAACTTAAGAACTCTGTCGATGATCTTGAATTAaagctttctttttctgaaaaagAACGAAGGCAGCATGAGGAAGAATTAACTTACTTAAAGCGTCTAAAACGATCTCAATTCCTTGAAGCAGAACTGAAACGTTTGAAGGAGGAAAAACAGATCCAGCGGGAGTCTAGCATT GATGATAGTGGATGCGATATTGATGTTGAAGGTCCTAATGTTGCTGAAGCTGAATCAATTGAAAGAATTCAGTTGCTCGAAAAAGAACTTGCTGAGGTTTTGGAAGCAAACAAGAAATATGAAGATCAGCTGAGCAG GGTCATTCAAGACGATCAAAACAACAATGAAAATTCTCCTATACCAACAGTTGGAGGCGATGTAATGACGAAGGAAGGATATGAAAGCATTAACTCGGCTCTAGAGGAGGAGCTAAGAGACCTTCGTGAGCGGTACTTCCACATGAGCCTTAAGTATGCTGAAGTCGAGCAAGAGCGTGAGGAACTTGTTCTGAAGCTGAGAGCACCCAAGAGCACCGGAAGGAGTTGGTTCTCATGA
- the LOC111791851 gene encoding protein DMR6-LIKE OXYGENASE 1-like, with translation MYQKGVKHLCDKGLNKLPLKYVLPDSERPAAPCQSANLDVLGSIELPVIDFAELYGPNRRHVLLSLTKACEQYGFFQLTNHGISTDVISSMRDVSSQFFELPYEERAKYMSSDMHATVRYGTSFNQNKDNVFCWRDFLKLTCNPNDLHQLLSRWPSSPAGFKDSASTYVEETRALFLGLVEAIVESLGGMEKEEEMEELLKEFEDGSQLMVVNCYPQCPEPELTLGMPPHSDYGFLTLLLQDQVEGLQIHHQQQWVTVQPLPNSFVVNIGDHLEIFSNGRYKSVLHRVVVNAKQPRISVATLHSLPFDSTIKPWSKLVNEENPRRYKDTDFGVFLQYITSCEPKRKNFLESRKIIY, from the exons ATGTACCAAAAGGGTGTCAAGCATCTGTGTGACAAGGGCTTGAATAAGCTCCCTCTCAAATACGTCCTCCCCGATTCCGAGCGCCCCGCCGCCCCCTGCCAATCCGCCAACCTCGATGTCCTGGGCTCCATCGAGCTACCTGTCATCGACTTCGCCGAGCTCTACGGCCCCAACCGCCGCCATGTCCTCCTCTCCCTCACCAAAGCCTGCGAACAATATGGCTTCTTCCAG TTGACAAACCATGGAATTTCGACCGACGTGATATCAAGTATGAGAGATGTTAGCTCACAATTCTTCGAGCTTCCATACGAGGAACGAGCGAAATACATGTCATCCGACATGCATGCGACCGTGCGATACGGGACAAGTTTCAATCaaaacaaagacaatgttTTCTGTTGGAGGGATTTCTTGAAGCTGACATGTAACCCTAATGACCTTCACCAACTTCTCTCCCGCTGGCCGTCTTCTCCGGCGGGGTTCAAAGACTCGGCGTCGACGTACGTGGAGGAAACCAGAGCGCTGTTTCTCGGTCTGGTGGAAGCCATTGTTGAAAGCTTGGGAGGTAtggagaaagaagaggaaatgGAAGAGTTGTTGAAGGAATTTGAAGATGGAAGCCAATTAATGGTGGTGAATTGTTATCCACAATGTCCTGAGCCAGAACTAACGCTGGGAATGCCGCCGCACTCTGATTATGGCTTCCTCACACTTCTCCTTCAAGATCAAGTTGAAGGCCTTCAAATTCATCACCAACAACAATGGGTCACTGTTCAACCCTTGCCCAATTCATTCGTCGTCAATATCGGCGATCATCTTGAG ATATTCAGCAATGGAAGGTACAAGAGTGTGCTACATAGGGTTGTGGTGAATGCAAAGCAGCCGAGGATATCGGTGGCGACATTGCATAGCCTTCCTTTTGACTCGACGATCAAGCCGTGGTCGAAGCTCGTGAATGAAGAGAATCCACGACGTTACAAAGACACTGATTTTGGTGTCTTTCTTCAATATATCACCTCTTGTGAGCCTAAGAGGAAGAATTTCTTAGAGTCtaggaaaattatttattga